Part of the Nitrospirota bacterium genome, AAGAACAACGGTTCCGTCAAGATGGGTAAAGGCAGTGGCCACAGCAGGGTCGGTCAAGTCGTCGGCAGGGACGTAGATCGCCTGCATGGACGTGATAGCACCCTTCTTTGTGGTCGTGATTCTCTCCTGAAGTATACCCATGTCAGTGCCGAGTGTCGGCTGATATCCAACAGCAGAAGGCATTCTTCCGAGGAGTGCTGAAAGCTCAGCACCTGCAAGCGTATATCTGAAGATATTATCGATGAAGATAAGAACGTCCTGTCCCTCATCTCTGAAATACTCTGCGGCTGTCAGTGCCGTAAGCGCAACTCGAGCCCTTGCTCCGGGCGGCTCATTCATCTGGCCGTATATAAGGGAAACTTTCTCCAAAACACCCGAATGCTTCATTTCTCCATACAGGTCATTACCTTCTCTGGTCCTTTCGCCGACACCTGCAAAGACCGACACGCCGCCGTGCTTCATAGCGATATTATGTATCATCTCCATGATAACAACCGTCTTGCCTACGCCCGCACCGCCGAACATACCCATCTTGCCACCTCTGACAAAAGGGACGAGAAGATCAAAAACCTTAACGCCGGTCTCAAACACCTGCGTGACCGGCTCCTGCGAGGCAAAATCAGGCGCAGAACGGTGAATCGGAAGTCTCTTATCAGACTTAACCGGCCCCATCTTATCAACGGGGTCGCCTACAACATTCAGGATTCTTCCAAGTGCACCCTTACCAACCGGCACCGTTATCGGCAGACCTGTGTCAACGGCAGCCATACCTCTGACCAGGCCGTCAGTCGCCTGCATCGCAATCGTTCTGACCTTGCTGTCGCCAAGGTGCGAAGCAACCTCAAGCGTGAGATCAAAATCGGGGATACCTTTTGATGCATCACCCTTCTGCTCGACCTTGATAGCATTCAGGATATCGGGCATATGGCCTTCGAATTCGACGTCCACAACAGCGCCGATAACCTGAGAAATTTTTCCTATATTTTTGCTCATGCATGTACCCCCGGGTATAGAGTCATTAAATTTATCCTTTCAGGGCTTCAACGCCGCCCACAATGTCCATCAGTTCTTTGGTGATCGTTGCCTGGCGTGCCTTGTTATACTGAAGCGAAAGTTTCAATATCATCTCATTGGCACTCTTGGTAGCATTTTCCATAGCAGACATCCTCGCAGCCTCTTCCGATGCCTGCGACTCAAGAAGTGCTCTGAAGATCTGTATTTCGACATTCTTCGGGACAAGTCTGCTGAAGATCTCTTCTTTGGATGGCTCATAGATAAAGTTGAATACCGGCAGCACATCATCTGCTACCGCGATGGGTGCCAGAGGAAGAAGCCGGGTGATCGTTATCTTCTGGGCTACAACTGATTTAAACTCGTTATAGACAACAATTACTTCATCAACCGTCTCATTGGTATAGCTTTCGATTATGTCAGCAGCGATCTCCTGGGCATTGGCATAGGAGATCTTTCCGGAGATGCCGGTCCAGGAATTCCTGAGTTCAACATTTCTCCTTTTGAAATAGTCCTTTGCCTTCCTGCCGACAGCG contains:
- the atpD gene encoding F0F1 ATP synthase subunit beta, with amino-acid sequence MSKNIGKISQVIGAVVDVEFEGHMPDILNAIKVEQKGDASKGIPDFDLTLEVASHLGDSKVRTIAMQATDGLVRGMAAVDTGLPITVPVGKGALGRILNVVGDPVDKMGPVKSDKRLPIHRSAPDFASQEPVTQVFETGVKVFDLLVPFVRGGKMGMFGGAGVGKTVVIMEMIHNIAMKHGGVSVFAGVGERTREGNDLYGEMKHSGVLEKVSLIYGQMNEPPGARARVALTALTAAEYFRDEGQDVLIFIDNIFRYTLAGAELSALLGRMPSAVGYQPTLGTDMGILQERITTTKKGAITSMQAIYVPADDLTDPAVATAFTHLDGTVVLSRQISELGIYPAVDPLDSTSRILDPKVIGEEHYAVARSVQKILQRYKELQDIIAILGMEELSEDDKLMVSRARKIQRFLSQPFSVAEVFTGRPGKYVKVEDTIKGFKAVVDGQYDDVPEQAFYMCGGIEEVEENARKLGWSR
- the atpG gene encoding ATP synthase F1 subunit gamma encodes the protein MATLRDIKRRIKAVQSTSKITKAMKMVAAAKFRKAQQRMFELRPYAERMNTILSGLAGSLEGEVHPLLAVRPRKNVEVFVITSDRGLCSAFNTNILKAASLHIAELRAQGFNVTVSAVGRKAKDYFKRRNVELRNSWTGISGKISYANAQEIAADIIESYTNETVDEVIVVYNEFKSVVAQKITITRLLPLAPIAVADDVLPVFNFIYEPSKEEIFSRLVPKNVEIQIFRALLESQASEEAARMSAMENATKSANEMILKLSLQYNKARQATITKELMDIVGGVEALKG